In Acidisarcina polymorpha, the DNA window CGCCAGGCGGTGTAGCTGGCGATTTCATGCCAGAGCCGCTGCGCTGCTTTCCAGCGGGAGATGGTCTTGGTTTCGGGTCTAGGTGAGGTGTAGACGTCGAGCCCCTCCTGGGCACAGAGGGAGTGAATTCGAAATAAGTGGGTGCCGTCGCTCACCACTACGATTCGTTGCAGGTGATTTTCCCTGGCGATGACGGCCAGCCGCTCGGCGGATTCTTTGGTATTGCCGCTTTGGGTCTCGGCGATGATCTGGTTTTCAGGAATACCTTGAGCGAGCAGATAATCGTGGCCGACGGAGCCTTCGGAATGATCTCCGTCACCTGCTCCGCCGAGGGTGATCACCAAGGGCGCAATTCCCTGGCGGTGGAGAGCGAGCCCATGATTCAACCGAGCTCGGAAGACCGGCGAGGGGCGGCCATCGTATTCCGCCGCGCCGAAGATGGCGATCGCATCCGCAGGGCGCGCTTCGTCCAGATGGGCATAGTATTGGATCTGCCGATTCACCCAGACGAACCAGCTCAGCACACCCAGGGCGACAACACCAAACAGCAGAATAAGAAGCCTGGCTTTCATCCTTTTCTTCCAACCGACTTCAGGCACTTCCAACCGGCGTCAGGCCTGAAGAATCAGCGCGATTTCGTGGGTCGGGATCGAACCCTCGCGCAGCACCTGCCAGGCGTCTTCCCCGCCGGAAAGATCGACAATGGTGGTTGGCAATCCTTGACCGCTGGGGCCGCCGTCGATGATCAGCGGGATGCGGTCTCCGATCTGGTCGCGCACGCACGCCGCATAGGTGCATTCCGGCAACCCCTGGAGGTTGGCGGAGGTGGCGGTGATGGGAAGCCCAAAAGCCTCCACGACTGCCCGTGGGATTGCGGCATCAGGGACGCGCAGGGCCACGTTGCCGGTATTTGCGGTGCTTCGCAGCGGCAGCCGCGAACTGGCGCGGACGATGATCGTGAGGGGACCGGGCCAGAACCGCTCGGCCAGCCGGTCGAAGCCGGTCCCGATGTCCCGTGCAAGTTCATAGGCCTGAGCGGCGTTGCTGATGAGTAGCGACAGCGGCTTGTGGCGCATGCGGGTTTTGATTTCGTAAATGCGATCGACTGCCCGGAGATTGACGGGATCGACCGCCAAGCCATAAAAGGTGTCCGTGGGCAAACCGACGACACTACCACTGCGCAAGCAGGAGACAATGTATTCGATTCGTTCTGCTTCCGGTTCGTCCGGGTGAACGCGAAGGATTTCCGCCGACAAGATTTCTCCAAAAAGATGGGGTTGAGGCGGCTGCTATTGCGGGCCGGAACGACGTCGTGACCGGCGGGGTAAAATCGCAGCAATGCCGCCAGCTTCACAACACAGGCTCTCTCGCATTGTACAGAGTCGTCAGAATGGCCGGGTCAAGGAATTGCGGGCCAGCTTCTCGCCCGGGAGCCGATTCGAGAGCGGCCGTGTCGGCATCGAAGGCGAACATCTTCTCTCCGAGGCAGTGCGCAGCGGGATTCGGATCATTTCGGTGTTCTTTCGGACCGGAGCAGAAGGGCTGCTGAGCCGCATTGCCCTCCCGGCAGAAGTAGAGGTGATCGAGCTTCCCGCGGAGATCTTTGCCAGCGCGGTGACGACCGAATCTCCGCAAGGAATAGCCGCTCTGGTCGAGCCGAAGGTCTTTTCGCTGGACGACATGCTGATTGGCAAGACCCCTCTGATCGTGGTCGCAGCGGGGTTGCAGGATCCTGGCAATCTGGGGACGCTGGTCCGTTCGGCCGAGGCCTTTGGGGCTACCGGTGTCATTACCCTGCCTGGAACGGTCAGTCCGTGGAACGCCAAAGCACTACGGGCCTCTTCGGGATCAACTCTCCGGGTAGCGGTGGTCCAGGCTCGCGAGGAAGAGGCGTTTTCCTGGCTGCGCGTGTCCGGCCTAAGGATCTTTGCCGCCGTAGCTGAAAAGGGTTCTGCGGCTGCAGCGACGAACCTCGGGCAACCGGCTGCACTGCTTATTGGCAATGAGGGGAGCGGACTGTCGCCCATCCTGCTGGATCAAGCAGACGAGCGGGTCACGATTCCCTGCCCTGGGCCGGTCGAATCCCTGAATGCAGCGGTAGCCGGCAGCATCCTCCTCTATGAAGCTTCAAGGCAGCGCGGAAGCTTCAAGGCAGCGGGCGGAGCAGATGAGAGCGGCAAGCCGGGCGCATAACTCATTCGCGTACAAAATTCGCATCAAATCGGGAAAAGGACTGTCTAGACAATGAGCACACCAAGCTACTCCAATGATTCAGCAGCCCAGGCCGTGGCTGACCGCCAGATCGATCCCTTGAACGATGACAAGCTGCGGCAGGCGGCTGAGTTGCTGCTGAGGGCGCGTCGTGAGCGCGAGCCCATTTCAGAGTTACCGGCGGGCTTGCGTCCGACGACTCTGGGCGAGGCGTATCGCTTGCAGGAGATCATGATCTCCACTTTAGGACCAGTCGGAGGCTGGAAGGTGGGAGCACCCTCGCCGGATGCCGTCCCGCTTTGCGCGCCAATGCCCCTGCTGGGCGGGTTTGGGCAATCGAACGTGACCATCGGCGCCAGCTTCAGCCGGTTTCGCGGGGTCGAGGCCGAGATCGCCTTTCGACTAAGAAGCGATCTGCCGCTTCGCGAAAGACCTTACAGCCGCGAAGAGGTCGTAGCCGCGATTGCCGGAGCTCACCCGGCAATCGAGATCCTGGAGGCGGCATTTTTAGATCCGGATTCAGCGGACCGGCTATCAGTCATCGGCGATTTACAGTCCCATGGCGGCTTCGTTCACGGAGCGGCTCTGCCCGATTGGCGCGATGTGGATTTCGCTCATGAATCGGTAATCATGATTGTGGATGGCGTCGTCCGCATCGAGTCGCGGGCGTCAAACTTAGCGGGAGTCGATTTGCTCAGGCTGGTTACCTGGCTGGCGAACGAGGGCCAACCGCGCACTGGCGGGCTCAAGGCCGGCGACTGGATCACGACCGGCAGCTGGACGGGCAAAGTCCTGGCGTCTGCGGGCTCCGAGGCGATTGCCCGGTTCTCCACCTTTGGCGACGTCGTGGTCCGGTTTGCGGATGAGGAGTAATTTTTTTCGCTAGGTTTGCGCTTGCTTAGCGAAGGGCCACTCACGCCGGTACCGTGCCCGCACAAAGTAGATCAGCAGACCAGAGATGGCGATCATGGCGCCATAACGCAGCTCTCGGGAGGCGTTCGGCCGGGAGATCAGGATAAAGAGGAAGCCGATCCCCGCGAGGACCGGTGGGAGCGGATAGAGCCACATCCGAAAAGGGCGATCACGATCGGGTTCCCGGATCCTGAGCAAAATGACGCCAACGTGCTGAAGCAGGAATTGAAGAATGATGCGAATGGCGACGAGCGCGGCGATGACATTCGAGAGGTCAAAGAAGCAGAAGAAGGTCGCAACGGTTCCCAAGGCGAGCAGAGAGACATTGGGGAAGGCTTCGCGCGGATGAAGCCGGGCGAAGATCTTGAAGTAGTTCCCGTCGAGCGCGGCTGCATACGGAACGCGGGAGTAGCCGAGCAGCAGAGCAAAGACCGAGGCAAAGGCCGTCCACATCACCAGCAGCGCGATGATCCGCGCCGCGGTCGCACCAAAGGTCCGCTGCATGACCAGGGCGACGACCGCGAAACGTCCTTGGGTATTGATGGAAGAATTCATTTCCTGCCATGGAATAACGCCGAGCACACTTACGTTCATCAGTAGATACAAGACGGCGACGATGAAGATGGAGATCAGGATTGCGCGGGGAATCGCGCGGCCTGGTTCGCGGATCTCGCCGCCGAGAAATGCGACGTTGTAGTAGCCCCAGTAGTCGTAAGTAGCGATGAGGGTCGCGGCGCCAAGTCCGGAGAAAAAAACGTGACCTGGATGGAAGGCCCCGGAAGGGAAACTGAATGCCTGCGCGGAATGGAAGTGAGTAAATCCCGCTACGATGACGCTGGTGATGGTGATGAGCACACCGGCCCAGAGAATCCATGCCAGCCGGGTAATCGAGCGCACATTGCGATAGAGAAGCGCGACGGTCACGGCGCAGGTTGCGGCGGCCGCGAGACTGGTATAGCGCAGATCGCCCAGCCACGGCAAGTTCGAGTGGCTGAAGACTCGATTTGCCAGAGGGGACCAGAGATAGGCGGCGTACTGGGCGAGACCGATACACCCGGAGGCGATCGACAGTGGCGCACTGAACCCCATCTGCCAGACGTAAAGGAAAGACGCCAGGCGTCCGGCGCGATCGCGTCCGTACATCTCGCGCAGATAGGCGTAGGAGCCTCCCGCCTGCGGCATCATGGCTCCCAGCTCTGCCCACACCAGTCCATCGCAGATGGCAATGACGGCGCCGAGCACCCATCCGAGCATTGCCTGAGGACCGCCCATTGCGATCACTACCAGTGGCAAGGTGATGAAGGGTCCCACGCCGATCATGTTCATCATGTTGAGCGAGAGCGCGCTACCGAAGCTCACCTGGCGGGCAAGCTTTGGGGCAGCGGGGGAGGGGTTCGCAGTGGCGTCCGCGGGGCTGTTGGTGAATTTGGCCATCAATGCGTCATCGATCCATGTCCGAGAATCCGAGCACGGGGTACTCGCATCTTTAGATATTCGAAAGTACCAAAGCACAAGTACAGATGGTGATGTGCCGGAGATTGATTCTGTAGGCGTTATCCCGGGGGGAAACGCCTGCGGACTTGAGCGGCACGCATTACAGTAGCTGTACTTCTGCTTTAGGAACTGCCCGGATTGTACACTGGGCTCTATTCACCCATTCAGATCTCGCACTTAGCTCATTAGGCTTGGACCGTTGATGATTCGTCGTACAGTGCCGGTTGTTCTGCTCCTCGTTGTCGCGGCTGGAGCCATATCTTCGCGTCCGAACGCCGTGGCACAGCAGTCGCCGGTATCCCGAGAAGGAGCGTCGCTTCGTGGGGATGCGCAACCGCTCCCTGAAGATCGCGGAGCGAATGGACTGTGGCAGGATCTTAAGCGCCTGCATACCTGGGCGAGCATGATGATGATTGTCGCCCATCCCGACGATGAGGATGGCGGCATGTTGACTTACGAATCCCGAGGGCAGGGAGTGCGCACATCGATGCTCACTCTGACCCGGGGCGAAGGCGGCCAGAACGTGGTGTCCAGCGATGCGGACGATGCTCTGGGATTAATACGCACCAACGAACTGCTCAAGGCAGATCAGTATTACGGCGTCGATCAGTACTGGTCACGCGTTGCCGACTACGGATTTTCGAAGACGATTGATGAGGCCTTTCAACAATGGGGCCACGATCGCGTGCTCTACGATGCGGTACGAGCGGTACGTCTGAATCGGCCGCTGGTGATCACCGCAAGCTTTATTGGGGGCATTACGGACGGCCATGGTCAACACCAGGTCTCGGGCGAGATGGCGCAGGAGGTGTTCTCGGCGGCCGGCAATCCGGATGTGTTTCCCGATCAGATTCGCGCCGGTCTGCGCCCGTGGTCTCCACTGAAGGTCTACGCGAGGGTCCCCAATTATTCACTCGGCAAAGAAGGCATGTTCGATTACGCCACCGGTAAGTGGGCGCCGGTTCGCTTCTACAACTACATCACCAAGGAATGGAGCACCAGCGTTCCCTCGACCGATGTCGTCGTTCCAGAGGGCGCTTACGATCCTTTGCTGGGCTTAACTTATGTCCAGTTTGCCCGTCAGGGGTGGGGATTTCAAAAAACCCAGAATGGCGGCGGCTATGTGGTTCTACCGGGAGAGGTCAACTCCGACTATCACCGGTATGGATCGCGGATGAAGAGTGGCGGAAGCGAGTCCTCTTTCTTTGATGGAATCGATACATCCCTGGGTGGAATCGCCAGCCTCGCTCACGGCGACACAGCGTTTTTAACGGCCGGTTTGAAAACCATCAATGCAAAAGTAGAAACGGCAATCGCCGCCTTTGACCCGGCTGCTCCGCAGAAGACAGCACCCGCGCTACACGATGGCTATCTGGCTACGGACAAACTGATCCGGCAACTCGATCAGAGTTCCCTCTCCGCTAGCGATAAGGCAAACGTTCGCGAGGAACTCGACTTGAAGCTACAGCAATTCAGCACCGCTCTTGCCGCGGCGCTCGGTCTGCAGATCGATGCACTGACAACGTCGGAAAAGTCGGCGACGCAAGCCGATACCCCCCCATTATCCGCAGAGGAGACGCCCGCTGCGGTAACTCCGGGATCGAAGGTGTTCGTACGACTGCATGTTTTCAATCCGGCCATGGGAAACGCGGGACCAGCTGCGAGGCTGGTAAAGACGTCGCTCGTCTCTCCGGTTGATGCTGCGTCAAGTGTGGAGCGCTTGCCGGAAACGAAATCCTCGGATGGCGCGCGCGACGCATTTTTTCGCGTCAGCCTGGCGGCGAATGCCGCTGTTACTCGTCCTTACTTCAGCCGCGAGAGCACCGAGCAGGGCTACTACAACGTGGATGATCCTCGATGGTTGAACGAATCCTTTGCGCCTTACCCACTACAGGGGTGGGCGGACTTCGATTATGAGGGCGTTCCGATCAAGGTCGGCGAAGTGGTGCAGACGGTGCATCGCATCGAGGGTGCGGGCTCGGTCGAGAACCCGCTCGTCATCGCACCGGGAATCTCTATCAGTATTCATCCCCCAGCGGGCGCGGTTCCGCTTACGCAGACTGCATTCTCGCTCTCCACCAAAGTACACAGTAACCTCGACGGGCGTGCCGAAGGGACGGTACACCTCGATCTGCCGCACGGCTGGAGATCCGAGCCAGAAAGCACAGCCTTCCGTTTGAAGACGGGGGAAGAAGAGGAAGTCAGCTTCAAGGTCCTTCCTAATAAGCTTGAACAACGCTCCTATGAGATCAAGGCGATCGCCAGTGTTGGCGGCCACGAATATAAGGATGGCTACCGCACCGTCGGCTATCCGGGCCTGCAGCCTTACAACTACTACCGGCCGGCAACTTATCGCGCCCGCGGAGTGGATGTCCAGGTTGCACCGGGATTGAACCTGGGCTATGTCATGGGCCCGGGCGATGACATACCTCAGGCGCTCGAAGACTTAGGAGTCCATCCACATCTGCTCAGCACAGAGGAGATCGCTTCCGGCGATCTGAATAGATATAACGTCATCGTTCTTGGAATTCGGGCGTATGCGGCTCGTCCTGACTTAGCGGCCAACAATAGTCGTCTGCTTGAGTATGTTCGCAACGGCGGCAACCTGGTGGTGCAATACCAAACTGGCGAATACGACCATAGCTATGGGCCTTATCCCTACGTGCTGGGGCGCAGTCCCGAGAAGGTAGTGGATGAAAGGGGCACGGTCACTCTGCTCGATCCTAAGAGCCCGCTGCTCAGTTGGCCGAACCAGATAACACCGGCGGACTTTCAAGGCTGGGTTGAGGAACGCGGGCACTCGTTCATGCAGAGCTGGGATTCGCACTATATCGCTCTTACAGAGACCCACGACCCTGAGCAGGATCCACAGAAAGGCGGCCTGCTCTATACGCGCGAAGGCAAGGGTATTTATATCTATGTCGCGTTTGCACTTTACCGGCAAACGCCGGAGGCAGTTCCGGGCGCCTACCGGCTGCTGGCTAACTTGATCAGCGCGGGGCTTCATCCCTAGTGAACTAACTGCTCGAGATGCTGTGGCGCGGGTGACGCGAATTTCTCTCATCAAGTTGACATAGGACACTTGAATGGAAATGCGCAGCTTAGGACCCTAGAACGGGATGCGCAGTGTTAGTACGGTCGCATGATTGTAGGTGTGAAAGTGAGTCAGGGCAATTTGCTCGCCGGCGCCAAAGGTCAAGCCTAGTCTGCCCGGACGTCCGCTGGCATCGTGCGAGAGAGGCACGCGGCCGAAGATGATGCCCGGGGTGCCAAATGTCGAGACGTGTCCGTCATTCGCACCACCTTTGTAGAAACTGGAGTTGAACTCCGCCTCGGGCCATATGAATCGTCCTAAACCGCTCGACGCGAGCCGGTATTGGATGGTGTTATTCCAAGTTATCGTGTGTCCCAGGCCTTTCGAGTTAGTTACCGGGAGCGAGCCACCGGCGGTTGAAACCAGATCGAGGCGGCCGAAACCCTTACCAACGGCGAGGGTCGGAGTGACCACCGCGCAGCAGCTTCCATTTCCGTTTTTGCCAGTGGGAATAGTTGCGGCAAAGAACACTGTAACGATCCCATTCCCATGCTCCTCGTTGCGGGAGTAGAGGCGGCCTTTCGCGAGGAACGACATATCTCCGAAGCCATCCTGTTCGCCATTAGAGCGATTAAAGAAGGGTGGAACATTAATGATGATTTCCGTATGCCTCTCGGGAATGAACTCCAGACCTTTGGAATTGCCGTAGTTCCACACGGCGAAGCCCTTCGGATTGTACTGATGGACGAAGTCGGTGCGAAGCTCCTGCTCGAGCCGGGGCGTCACGGTCACCAGCGGAGTCACCCAGTGAGGCTGCTCCGCTTGAGTAGCGCTGACTCGCGCCTGGTAGCGCTCGATGAAGTTTTCAGGCGGAGGGCTGCTTTGTTGGGCGTGCGATCTAGAGGCAAAGAGCGTAATGGAATAGCCAATGAACAGAAGCAGGTTCAGCAGGCATCCGGACGACGTGATTCTTCGAAGGCGGGGCAAGCTCATGCTTCGATCCTATACGGTTCGAAATAACGAATCTAGCCGGTAGAACATTGTTCTTCCCGCTTGCTGATAAGCGGTAAAGATGCGGAGTATACTCGGCTGAGCGAATCTGAACGGAATGGCAATGGGAAATGTAGACGTGCTGTTGAGACCTCGCGAAGCGGCGGCGGCTCTTGGTGTCAGCTATCCAACGATCAAGCAATGGATCCTGGCGGGGAAGCTAAAGACCATCAAGACACCGGGGGGCCATCATCGTGTTCCACAGAGCGAACTCAACCCGATGATGAAATCGAGACCGGAAGGTCCGTCGAAAGCGTCCCGCGATCGCTTCAGGAACGTGAGTGGAAGAAACCAGCTGGTAGGAAAAGTCACCGAAGTTCAGATCAGCGGTTTGATGGCGAAAGTGGTTCTTCAGATTGGCGACCAGAGTATTACTTCTATTATCACTGCGGACGCCGCCCGCGAGATGCAGCTTCGAAAGGGGCAAACCGCGGCTGCATTGATCAAGTCCACAGAAGTCATGATCGTCAGAGTTTAGAAGAATCTTCCCTGGTAGTCTCTCGGCATCGCCATTCCTGGCACGCCTTGATTGTCCGGTTATTCACCCAAATTTAACCTAAAATTTACGCCGCCCTGCGACGCTTTGAATGGCGCAAGCTATTGCCGTTTTCCTTTTGCTGCGCAGTCATGTCGCTTCCTCCGAACGATGGCGAGGAGTATAGATCGCGGCACTCGGGCAAGCTGCAGTTTTTCTTCAGATCACGTTTATCTTGCAATTTGACTTAAGAGAGGCTCAATGAAAACAAATTTGAAGGCGCTGGCGAGTCTGGCGCTTGTTCTGGCACTCCCATCTGGATACGCCCAGACGGCATCCAGCGGAACGACCAGTTCCACGCCGAAGTCTACTCACAGGAAAGTCCATCGCGCCGCGAAGCCTGAGGGTCCTTCGGTTCAGTCGCAGATCGATTCATTGCGCACGGATATGCAAACCCAGATTCAAAGCCTGAAGCAGCAGCTTTCCGACAAGGATGCGCAGCTCCAGCAAGCACAGCAAGCGGCCGCAGCAGCACAGCAAGCGGCACAGCAGGCCCAAGCCGCGGCCCAGCAGGCGCAGCAAGGGAACACCGACAATACAACCGCGGTCAACAGCCTTCAAGGGGCGGTCACGGACCTCAAGTCCAACAATGCGAGCATCGTGCAGACCGTGCAGGATAATCAGAAGCAGACCCAAGCGGCGATCGAGCACCCTGATGCGCTTCACTACAAAGGCATCACGCTGTCCCCGACGGGCAGCTTCATTGAAGCCGCCACGGTGTACCGCAACGAGGCACTGGGCGCGGACATTAACACCCCGTTCAACTCGATTCCTTTCAATGGTGCGGACAACGCAAATATCAGCGAGTTCTTCGGCACCGGCCGGCAATCGCGTCTGGCGCTGCTGGCAGAAGGCAAGCTGACCAACAACTGGACGCTGCGCGGGTACTACGAAATGGACTGGCTCGGCGCCGGCGTTACGTCCAACAATAACGAGAGCAACAGCTACGTATTGCGCCAACGCCAACTCTGGGCGCAGGCCGAATCCAACAGCGGCTGGATTTTTACTGCCGGGCAGATGTGGAGCCTGGCGACCCAGACCAAGACGGGCATGATCAACCGCACCGAGGTGCTCCCCGCGACCATCGATCCGCAGTACAACGCGGGCTTCGTGTGGGAGCGTCAATATGGCGCACGCATCGTGAAGTCGCTTGACAACAAACAGGTTTGGCTCGGTCTGTCAATTGAGAATCCGCAGACGTTGACGCCGAGCTGCCAGGCGACCGGCACGGGGATCGCCTGCCCCTACAACTACATCATCGGTGCGGCCGGCAGCGGTGGCGGCCTCTACAACGGCGGCGGCGCTCCGGGCGCTACGTCCTCTGCCCCGCTCGCAACCTACTCCTTCAACGTGGCTCCAGACATGATTGCCAAGGCAGTTTTCGAACCTAAGGGTCTTGGTCACTATGAAGTTTTCGGAATTGCGCGCTTCTTCCGCAACCGGGTTTACCCGAATGCACCCGCTCCGGTCGCGGGCGTTGTTACTCCGGTCCCGCAGGTTGGGGCTTATAACGACTCCACGGTTGGCGGCGGTATTGGCGGCAGCGGCTTCTACACGGTCAAGAAGCTTGTCGACTTGAACGTCAACGGCCTATGGGGCGATGGCGTTGGCCGGTATGGTTCCTCCACGTTGCCGGATCTGACTCTGCGCCCGGATGGACAGCTTGCGCTGTTGCACGGATTCTCGGCGCTGGGCCAGGTGACATTCCACGCCACTCCCCGGCTGGACGCTTACTTCAACTACGGCGGCGATTATGCCTTCCGCCGCTACTTCGCGGTTCCTGGCGGAACCGAGGGCTACGGTTCACCGGCCATCAGGGACTCTGGATGCGGCATCGAAGTCACGCCCTCCAACGTGCCTCAGGTCGGTTATCAGCCTAATGCCCCAGCTGGATGCGGCAGCCCAACAAAGGACGTCCAGGAGATCACTGCCGGATATTGGTATGACTTCTACAGGGGCCCGATGGGACGCTTTCGTCAGAGCATCCAGTACAGCTACTTTGATCGCTATGGCTGGTCTGGAACGGGCGGCACTCCGAAGGGCAACGACAACGTCTTCGAAACCTCCTTCCGTTATTACCTTCCCTAGTCTCTTTAAGGAAGCTCAAAAAGAGAGGGGCACCCTACCGGGTGCCCTTTTTCTGTTGTGCGTGACGGATAGCACGTTCGGTGTCAAGATGACATGTTCGTCTAAGCGTCCAGCCGACCGGTAGCGGCCACTTTGGAGTACCAGAGGGCCGAGTCCTTTGGAGTTCTCTTCTGATTTCGATAATCGACATAGGTAAGCCCGAATCGCTGACTGTATCCCTCCGCCCATTCGAAGTTATCCAGCAGGCTCCAGGCATGGTATCCGCGCACATTGGCTCCATCTCTCATGGCACGGGCAAGTTCGGCTAGATGCCCGCGATAGAATTCGACCCGGCGTTGATCCGGCACATGATCGTGGTCCGGTCCATAGGGCGTGTCGCCATAGCTGCAGCCGTTTTCAGTGATCTCGATGATGGGCTTGTTGTATTCATTGCTGATGGTGGTCACGATGTCATAAAGACCTTTGGGCCAAACCTCCCAGGCGAATTCGGTAATCGGTCCTTCGCTTCCTGGGCGCTCGGTGTAAGGCGGAATTGCGGTCGGATTTCCGTTGTCGGAAACGATAGTCCGACGGTAGTAGTTGATTCCTACCCAATCCAGCGGAGCGGTCATGCGCTTGTCGTCGCCCGGCTGGATGCCCATGGTCTCTTCGGGAATGCCCCCAGCGAAGCCCTCGGGATATTTGCCGCGCAGGGCGGTGTTGAGGAACCAGACGTTATTGATCGCATGGAAGCGGGCGGTCGCGGCTTTGTCCGCTTCGCTATCAGTTGCCGGTTCTCCGGGCGACATGCTGTAGGCAGAGCCGATCCTGGCCTTCGGGGCAACTGCCTTCATCGCGCGAAATGCGTCGCCTTGTCCTAGGTTGACGGTGTGAGATGCCTTCAGGAACAGCTTGGGATCAGTCTTTCCGGGAGCGTGAACTCCGCTGCCGTAGCCGAGATAGGTGAACACCCATGGTTCATTGAAGATTGCCCAGGTATCGATCCGGTCCCCGAGCGCCTTAGCGACGATGCCCGTGTAATCGGCGAACTTGGCCGCGGTATCGCGATTGGGCCAACCGCCGAGATCTTCGAGAGGCTGCGGCAGGTCCCAGTGAAAGAGGGTGCACATAGGTCGAATGCCGGCGGCCAAGAGCGCGTCGGTGAGTCGGCTGTAGTAATCCAATCCCTTTTGGTTCACCGCGCCGGCGCCGGTGGGGAGTACCCGAGTCCAGGCAGCGGAAAATCGATAGCTCTTTTGATTGAGCCGCTTCATCAACGCGATGTCTTCTTTGTAGAGGTGGTACTGGTCGCAGGCGACGTCGCCAGTGGCCGCGCCCTTGACCTTACCGCGAGTATGCGAGAAGCGATC includes these proteins:
- a CDS encoding L-threonylcarbamoyladenylate synthase, whose protein sequence is MSAEILRVHPDEPEAERIEYIVSCLRSGSVVGLPTDTFYGLAVDPVNLRAVDRIYEIKTRMRHKPLSLLISNAAQAYELARDIGTGFDRLAERFWPGPLTIIVRASSRLPLRSTANTGNVALRVPDAAIPRAVVEAFGLPITATSANLQGLPECTYAACVRDQIGDRIPLIIDGGPSGQGLPTTIVDLSGGEDAWQVLREGSIPTHEIALILQA
- a CDS encoding YdcF family protein encodes the protein MKARLLILLFGVVALGVLSWFVWVNRQIQYYAHLDEARPADAIAIFGAAEYDGRPSPVFRARLNHGLALHRQGIAPLVITLGGAGDGDHSEGSVGHDYLLAQGIPENQIIAETQSGNTKESAERLAVIARENHLQRIVVVSDGTHLFRIHSLCAQEGLDVYTSPRPETKTISRWKAAQRLWHEIASYTAWRLHMH
- a CDS encoding helix-turn-helix transcriptional regulator gives rise to the protein MGNVDVLLRPREAAAALGVSYPTIKQWILAGKLKTIKTPGGHHRVPQSELNPMMKSRPEGPSKASRDRFRNVSGRNQLVGKVTEVQISGLMAKVVLQIGDQSITSIITADAAREMQLRKGQTAAALIKSTEVMIVRV
- a CDS encoding PIG-L family deacetylase: MIRRTVPVVLLLVVAAGAISSRPNAVAQQSPVSREGASLRGDAQPLPEDRGANGLWQDLKRLHTWASMMMIVAHPDDEDGGMLTYESRGQGVRTSMLTLTRGEGGQNVVSSDADDALGLIRTNELLKADQYYGVDQYWSRVADYGFSKTIDEAFQQWGHDRVLYDAVRAVRLNRPLVITASFIGGITDGHGQHQVSGEMAQEVFSAAGNPDVFPDQIRAGLRPWSPLKVYARVPNYSLGKEGMFDYATGKWAPVRFYNYITKEWSTSVPSTDVVVPEGAYDPLLGLTYVQFARQGWGFQKTQNGGGYVVLPGEVNSDYHRYGSRMKSGGSESSFFDGIDTSLGGIASLAHGDTAFLTAGLKTINAKVETAIAAFDPAAPQKTAPALHDGYLATDKLIRQLDQSSLSASDKANVREELDLKLQQFSTALAAALGLQIDALTTSEKSATQADTPPLSAEETPAAVTPGSKVFVRLHVFNPAMGNAGPAARLVKTSLVSPVDAASSVERLPETKSSDGARDAFFRVSLAANAAVTRPYFSRESTEQGYYNVDDPRWLNESFAPYPLQGWADFDYEGVPIKVGEVVQTVHRIEGAGSVENPLVIAPGISISIHPPAGAVPLTQTAFSLSTKVHSNLDGRAEGTVHLDLPHGWRSEPESTAFRLKTGEEEEVSFKVLPNKLEQRSYEIKAIASVGGHEYKDGYRTVGYPGLQPYNYYRPATYRARGVDVQVAPGLNLGYVMGPGDDIPQALEDLGVHPHLLSTEEIASGDLNRYNVIVLGIRAYAARPDLAANNSRLLEYVRNGGNLVVQYQTGEYDHSYGPYPYVLGRSPEKVVDERGTVTLLDPKSPLLSWPNQITPADFQGWVEERGHSFMQSWDSHYIALTETHDPEQDPQKGGLLYTREGKGIYIYVAFALYRQTPEAVPGAYRLLANLISAGLHP
- a CDS encoding APC family permease; the encoded protein is MAKFTNSPADATANPSPAAPKLARQVSFGSALSLNMMNMIGVGPFITLPLVVIAMGGPQAMLGWVLGAVIAICDGLVWAELGAMMPQAGGSYAYLREMYGRDRAGRLASFLYVWQMGFSAPLSIASGCIGLAQYAAYLWSPLANRVFSHSNLPWLGDLRYTSLAAAATCAVTVALLYRNVRSITRLAWILWAGVLITITSVIVAGFTHFHSAQAFSFPSGAFHPGHVFFSGLGAATLIATYDYWGYYNVAFLGGEIREPGRAIPRAILISIFIVAVLYLLMNVSVLGVIPWQEMNSSINTQGRFAVVALVMQRTFGATAARIIALLVMWTAFASVFALLLGYSRVPYAAALDGNYFKIFARLHPREAFPNVSLLALGTVATFFCFFDLSNVIAALVAIRIILQFLLQHVGVILLRIREPDRDRPFRMWLYPLPPVLAGIGFLFILISRPNASRELRYGAMIAISGLLIYFVRARYRREWPFAKQAQT
- a CDS encoding TrmH family RNA methyltransferase, translated to MPPASQHRLSRIVQSRQNGRVKELRASFSPGSRFESGRVGIEGEHLLSEAVRSGIRIISVFFRTGAEGLLSRIALPAEVEVIELPAEIFASAVTTESPQGIAALVEPKVFSLDDMLIGKTPLIVVAAGLQDPGNLGTLVRSAEAFGATGVITLPGTVSPWNAKALRASSGSTLRVAVVQAREEEAFSWLRVSGLRIFAAVAEKGSAAAATNLGQPAALLIGNEGSGLSPILLDQADERVTIPCPGPVESLNAAVAGSILLYEASRQRGSFKAAGGADESGKPGA
- a CDS encoding 2-keto-4-pentenoate hydratase; this encodes MSTPSYSNDSAAQAVADRQIDPLNDDKLRQAAELLLRARREREPISELPAGLRPTTLGEAYRLQEIMISTLGPVGGWKVGAPSPDAVPLCAPMPLLGGFGQSNVTIGASFSRFRGVEAEIAFRLRSDLPLRERPYSREEVVAAIAGAHPAIEILEAAFLDPDSADRLSVIGDLQSHGGFVHGAALPDWRDVDFAHESVIMIVDGVVRIESRASNLAGVDLLRLVTWLANEGQPRTGGLKAGDWITTGSWTGKVLASAGSEAIARFSTFGDVVVRFADEE